A segment of the Geoglobus ahangari genome:
AGAGGTGGGTGGAGGAGAAGTCGAAGCCCGTAAGCCTCGAAGAGCTCGAGCAGTATGGTTTCGGAGAGTGAGTACAAGCAGGTGATCGTGGTCAGGGAGGATCTTAAGCTCTCGAGGGGGAAGCTCGCGGTTCAGGTAGCTCACGCGGCAATAATAGGCTACGAGGCAGCCGATTCGAGTACGAGAGATAAGTGGAAGATGGAGGGGCAGAAGAAGATAGTGCTGAAGGTGAAAAATCTGGAGGAGCTGATGAGGATATTCGAGCAGGCGAGAAAAGCTGGCTTGCCGTCTGGATACGTGAAGGATGCGGGGCTTACGGAGATCCCTCCCGGAACCATCACAGCGGTGGTCATAGGCCCTGAGAAAGAGGAGAAAATAGACAAAATCACGGGAAGCCTTCCTCTTCTAAAATAGGCAGCAGGGGTTCGAAGAATTTTCCCGCCCTCTCCCTCACGCTGAGGTCGGCGATATCCGTTACGGGAGTCACGTCGGGGTTTATCTCGATTACCATGTTTCCGTTTCTCTTCGCGTGGTGAGGGAGGTAGGCTGCGGGGTAAACGACAGCAGATGTTCCTATAACCAGAACGCTGTTCTCCTCGCAAAGGCTCATGGCGAGCTCGAGCTCCCTTTCCGGCAGCGCCTCTCCAAACCACACCACGTTCGGCCTCATCATCTCCCCGCACTCGCAGACGGGCGGAATGGCTTTGGGAGGTTTGGCAACCCTGACGATCCTGTCGCACCCCAAGCACCTCATCTCATCAATCCTGCCGTGCAGGTGAATCACGTTCCTGCTTCCGGCCCTCTCGTGCAGGTTGTCCACGTTCTGAGTTATCACGGCCTTCAGAAGTCCCTTCCTCTCCATGATCGCCAGAGCGAGATGTGCCGGGTTCGGCCTCGCGCTGAAAACCTTCTCCATCCTCCACGCATACCACTCCCAGACGAGTCTTGGGTTCTTCGCAAACGCCTGAGGTGTGGCAAGCTCCTCCGGCCTGTACTTGTTCCACAGTCCGTCCTTTCCCCTGAACGTCGGGATTCCGCTGTCCGCAGATATCCCCGCTCCGGTGAGGGCAACGAGATTCCCGCTACACCTCCTGACCAGCTCGAGGAACTTCGAGATCATTGAAGCATTCTTGAAAGGGGAAGGGATAAGGGTTGCGGAGACAAAGCTTAAAAGGGCAAAATCAAACGAAAAATCATGAGGTTTGGATTCTTTGACTCCGACGGCCTTAAGCTCAGGTACTTTGAGGCCGGAAATGGCAGGCCGCTCATTCTCGTGCACGGCCTTGGAGGCAGCCTTGAGGCGTGGTCTGAGCAGTATGATGAGCTCTCGAGGAGGTTCAATGTTGTCGCCCTCGACCTCAGGGGCTTCGGGATGTCTGACGTGCCGGAGAGCGTTTCGATTGGAGACTTCGCGAGGGACGTGAGCAACCTCATGGAGCACCTTGGCATCCAGAAAGCCAGCATTCTTGGTCACTCAATGGGTGGCCTCGTCTGCATGGAGTTCTACGCCAGATACCCGGAAAAGGTTGAGTCCCTGATCCTCGCGAACACGTTTCACAGGCTGCCGGAGAGCATGAGAGAGGAGTTCGAGAAGAGGCTGGAGATCCTTGAAAGCAGCCCGGACATGAGCCAGATCGCCGCGTTCATCTCCCAGATCTCCCTCTACCAGAACAGACCCGAACACAGGGAGCTCGTGGAGACGATAATAAGAAAGAACGACAAGAGAATCTACACGCTCGCCACTGCCGAGATCTTCCGTGCTGATTATGAAGATCTGCTTCCCAGAATCGAGGTGCCGGTGCTCGTAATCGTCGCTGAGCACGATGCCACTACACCCCCAGCTTTCGGCGAGGCGATCCACAGGCTCGTGCCGAACTCGGTTCTGAAAAGAGTGTCCAGCTCGGCCCACCTGTCCATGCTCGAAAACCCGGAGGAGTTCAACCGGGCAGTGGTTGAGTTTCTGGAGGGGCTGCAACAATAATATTTCTCCGCCGGAACATATCGCCCGGACTGTCATCACAAGAGTTAAATTTTCACTCGCACTACAAGGTAAGATGATTGTAACCCTCGACAGGTTCTTCCCCATTTTCGATGACGATGAAAAAGCTGAGAATGAGCTTGAGGCAAGGCTCTACGAGGAGCTGAGAAGGTATCACGATTCTCTTCTCAAGGAGGTTGAGAGGCACTACGAAATAGCCGAGAAAGCCAGAAAGCTCGGCCTCGATCCCAAGCCGTACGTTGAGATCCCAATAGCAAGGAACATGGCTGAGAGGGTTGAAAAGCTCCTCGGAATTGAGGGGATTGCGGGGAAGATTATAGAGTACGAGTCGCAGGGGATGTCGAGGGTCGAGATATGCTTCAAAATCGCCGAGGACATAGTCACAGGCAAGTTTGGAGAGTTCGAGAAGGAGGAGGCGATAGATAAGGCGATAAGGACTGCCGTGGCCATCCAGACCGAGGGTGTTGTCGCCGCGCCCATTGAGGGAATCGCAAAGGTGAAGCTCTACAGGGACAAGGACGGAGAGTTCATCAAGATCTACTACGCCGGGCCGATAAGGAGCGCTGGTGGAACCGCACAGGTCATGTCGGTTCTCGTCGCAGACTACGTCAGGCAGATACTCAAAATAGACAGGTACAAACCCACAGAGGAGGAAGTGCTGAGGTACTGCGAGGAGATACCGCTCTACAAGAAGGTCGCCAACCTGCAGTACCTGCCATCAGATGAGGAGATCAGGCTGATTGTCGAGAACTGTCCGGTCTGCATAGACGGTGAGCCGACTGAAGACGCGGAGGTCTCGGGATACAGGAACCTGCCGAGGGTCGAGACCAACAGGGTGAGGGGAGGAATGGCCCTCGTCATAGCAGAGGGTATTGCCCTCAAGGCACCAAAGCTGAAGAAGATCGTGGACAAGGTGAAGATAAGCGGCTGGGAGTGGCTCGACAGGCTGATCAACAAGGGAGGAGATGAAAGCGGTGAGAAGGACGAGGAGAGCGAGAAGAAGGAGGCTGTAAAGCCCAAGGACAAGTACCTCTCGGACATCGTTGCAGGAAGGCCTGTTTTCAGCCACCCGTCGAGGAAGGGTGGTTTCAGGCTCAGGTACGGCAGGGCGAGGAACTCGGGCTTCGCGACCATAGGCCTCCACCCAGCCACGATGGTCATAGCGGGAGAGTTCATCGCCATTGGAACCCAGCTAAAGGTGGAGAGGCCGGGGAAAGCGGGAAGTGTTGTCCCCGTTACGAGCATCGAGGGGCCGACGGTGAGGCTGAGGAACGGAGATGTTGTTAGGATAGGCAGCTACGAGGAGGCGCTGAGGCTGAAGGACGCTGTCGAGAGGATAATAGACATGGGGGAGATCCTCGTCAACTTCGGAGACTTCCTCGAGAACAACCACCCGCTCATTCCTGCGAGCTACTGCTATGAATGGTGGGTGCAGGAGGTTGAGGGGAAGATTCCTGAGGGAGACTACAGGAAGATTGGCGAGGAGGAGGCGCTGAAGCTGTGTGACGACTACGGCGTTCCGCTCCACCCAGACCACACGTACCTCTGGCACGATGTCTCGGCCAATGACCTCAGGTACCTGAGGGACAGAATCGTTGAGACGGGAAAGGTGGAGGGCAAGTACGGGAAGAGCGCGCTCGTTATGAAGATGGACTGGAGGGCAAAGGAGGTTCTCGAGAGCCTGCTTGTTGAGCACAAGGTGAGGGACGGGCAGATTGTCATAGAGAGGTGGAGGGTGCTTGTGCGATGCCTCGGACTCGACGAGGATCTGAAGGTTGTCAGGGACGATAAAGAGAGCGAGGATGGACTTGAGTTCGTGAGAAAGGTGTCCGGCCTTGACGTGAGGGCCAAGGCTCCTTCGAGGATCGGCGCGAGGATGGGGAGGCCCGAGAAGTCGAAGGAGAGAATGATGTCTCCCGCTCCCCACATGCTGTTCCCGCTCGGCGAGGCAGGAGGGAAGACGAGAGACCTGAAGAAGGCCATAGAGTACACCAAGAGCTACAACTCGGTCAAGGGAGAGATAGAGGTTGACCTGCCGGTGAGGGTGTGCAGGAGCTGCGGGAAGGAGAGCTTCTACCTGAGGTGCGAGTGCGGAGAGCTGACAGAGCAGGTCTACATATGCCCCAAGTGCGGGATAAGGACGGGAGAGGTGTGCGAGAGGTGCGGGGGAGAGGCGTCTGCGTACAGGAGATGGACGATAAACGTGAGGGAGCTTTACCTGAAGGCCCTCGAGAATCTGGGTGAGAGGGAGCCAAACGGGGCTCTAAAGGGAGTCATAGGCCTTACCTCCAAGAAGAAGTTCGCAGAGCGCATTGAGAAGGGCGTACTGAGGGCGAAAAACAGGGTGTACGTGTTCAAGGATGGAACGATAAGGTACGACATGACGGACATCCCCATAACCCACTTCAGGCCCGCTGAGATTGGTGTGAGCGTGGAAAAGCTGAAGGAGCTCGGATACGAGGTGGACTATGAGGGCAGAGAGCTCAAAGACGAGAACCAGATAGTGGAGCTGAAACCTCAGGACGTGATACTCTCAAAGGCCGCGGGAGAGTACCTGCTCAGGGTCAGCAAGTTCATAGACGACCTCCTCGTAAAGTTCTACGGTCTCGAGCCCTTCTACAACGCCGAAAAGCCCGAAGATCTGATCGGGCAGCTCGTGATCGGTCTTGCCCCCCACACCTCAGCTGGCGTTCTCGGGAGGATCATAGGCTTCGCGGACGTGAATGGTGGGTACGCCCACCCCTACTTCCATGCAGCAAAGAGGAGGAACTGCGACGGGGATGAGGACTGCG
Coding sequences within it:
- the pth2 gene encoding peptidyl-tRNA hydrolase Pth2; this translates as MVSESEYKQVIVVREDLKLSRGKLAVQVAHAAIIGYEAADSSTRDKWKMEGQKKIVLKVKNLEELMRIFEQARKAGLPSGYVKDAGLTEIPPGTITAVVIGPEKEEKIDKITGSLPLLK
- the cobB gene encoding NAD-dependent protein deacetylase — translated: MISKFLELVRRCSGNLVALTGAGISADSGIPTFRGKDGLWNKYRPEELATPQAFAKNPRLVWEWYAWRMEKVFSARPNPAHLALAIMERKGLLKAVITQNVDNLHERAGSRNVIHLHGRIDEMRCLGCDRIVRVAKPPKAIPPVCECGEMMRPNVVWFGEALPERELELAMSLCEENSVLVIGTSAVVYPAAYLPHHAKRNGNMVIEINPDVTPVTDIADLSVRERAGKFFEPLLPILEEEGFP
- a CDS encoding alpha/beta fold hydrolase, translating into MRFGFFDSDGLKLRYFEAGNGRPLILVHGLGGSLEAWSEQYDELSRRFNVVALDLRGFGMSDVPESVSIGDFARDVSNLMEHLGIQKASILGHSMGGLVCMEFYARYPEKVESLILANTFHRLPESMREEFEKRLEILESSPDMSQIAAFISQISLYQNRPEHRELVETIIRKNDKRIYTLATAEIFRADYEDLLPRIEVPVLVIVAEHDATTPPAFGEAIHRLVPNSVLKRVSSSAHLSMLENPEEFNRAVVEFLEGLQQ
- the polC gene encoding DNA polymerase II large subunit produces the protein MIVTLDRFFPIFDDDEKAENELEARLYEELRRYHDSLLKEVERHYEIAEKARKLGLDPKPYVEIPIARNMAERVEKLLGIEGIAGKIIEYESQGMSRVEICFKIAEDIVTGKFGEFEKEEAIDKAIRTAVAIQTEGVVAAPIEGIAKVKLYRDKDGEFIKIYYAGPIRSAGGTAQVMSVLVADYVRQILKIDRYKPTEEEVLRYCEEIPLYKKVANLQYLPSDEEIRLIVENCPVCIDGEPTEDAEVSGYRNLPRVETNRVRGGMALVIAEGIALKAPKLKKIVDKVKISGWEWLDRLINKGGDESGEKDEESEKKEAVKPKDKYLSDIVAGRPVFSHPSRKGGFRLRYGRARNSGFATIGLHPATMVIAGEFIAIGTQLKVERPGKAGSVVPVTSIEGPTVRLRNGDVVRIGSYEEALRLKDAVERIIDMGEILVNFGDFLENNHPLIPASYCYEWWVQEVEGKIPEGDYRKIGEEEALKLCDDYGVPLHPDHTYLWHDVSANDLRYLRDRIVETGKVEGKYGKSALVMKMDWRAKEVLESLLVEHKVRDGQIVIERWRVLVRCLGLDEDLKVVRDDKESEDGLEFVRKVSGLDVRAKAPSRIGARMGRPEKSKERMMSPAPHMLFPLGEAGGKTRDLKKAIEYTKSYNSVKGEIEVDLPVRVCRSCGKESFYLRCECGELTEQVYICPKCGIRTGEVCERCGGEASAYRRWTINVRELYLKALENLGEREPNGALKGVIGLTSKKKFAERIEKGVLRAKNRVYVFKDGTIRYDMTDIPITHFRPAEIGVSVEKLKELGYEVDYEGRELKDENQIVELKPQDVILSKAAGEYLLRVSKFIDDLLVKFYGLEPFYNAEKPEDLIGQLVIGLAPHTSAGVLGRIIGFADVNGGYAHPYFHAAKRRNCDGDEDCVMLLMDGLLNFSREFLPDKRGGQMDAPLVLTVILDPKEVDGEVHNMDVCERYPLEFYEGTLRCAHPKEFVGVIERVEDRLGDERKYFGLRFTHDTENIALGVKSSAYKTLKSMQDKVKHQMELARKIRAVDEHDVAERVITSHFLPDIIGNLRAFSRQEFRCVNCNEKYRRIPLSGKCRRCGGSLTLTVHEGSITKYLNLSKELAETYNVSNYTRQRIKLIEVETLSLFESELKRQIKIDEFF